One stretch of Bombina bombina isolate aBomBom1 chromosome 7, aBomBom1.pri, whole genome shotgun sequence DNA includes these proteins:
- the LOC128665775 gene encoding structural maintenance of chromosomes protein 5-like isoform X2, which produces MASDIYKEPAIIKDLHIAIQWVVKNEALFCGRITMPSYVSMDEDDRQKPIDNVMQREEPEAREPFLFVFQHREDMELFLQACLDQQGLQVNAMFNK; this is translated from the coding sequence GAGCCAGCAATCATTAAAGATCTACACATTGCTATACAATGGGTTGTCAAGAATGAGGCACTGTTCTGTGGGCGCATAACCATGCCAAGTTATGTGTCAATGGATGAAGATGACCGCCAGAAGCCCATAGATAACGTGATGCAAAGAGAAGAACCAGAAGCAAGGGAGCCATTCCTCTTTGTATTTCAGCACAGAGAAGATATGGAGTTGTTTTTGCAGGCATGTCTTGACCAACAGGGCCTCCAAGTTAATGCCATGTTCAACAAATGA
- the LOC128665775 gene encoding structural maintenance of chromosomes protein 5-like isoform X1: protein MGKFSLNKKKEPAIIKDLHIAIQWVVKNEALFCGRITMPSYVSMDEDDRQKPIDNVMQREEPEAREPFLFVFQHREDMELFLQACLDQQGLQVNAMFNK, encoded by the coding sequence GAGCCAGCAATCATTAAAGATCTACACATTGCTATACAATGGGTTGTCAAGAATGAGGCACTGTTCTGTGGGCGCATAACCATGCCAAGTTATGTGTCAATGGATGAAGATGACCGCCAGAAGCCCATAGATAACGTGATGCAAAGAGAAGAACCAGAAGCAAGGGAGCCATTCCTCTTTGTATTTCAGCACAGAGAAGATATGGAGTTGTTTTTGCAGGCATGTCTTGACCAACAGGGCCTCCAAGTTAATGCCATGTTCAACAAATGA